The DNA window CCAATGGTTTGACACAGTTGATAGGCTTTCTGCCTTGGTATTTGAGCCAAGGGTGGCATTAAGAGAGGCACAGCCATTGATTGGGCTCTCTGCTCACATGCTACTGTAAACAGGGTTGTAGGATGGGTTATGTACCATTCCAGGTGCATTGGTAAGTTCTTCTAACCACGTAGGGCTGAAGGCTCTATTCAGCAGTAGTTCAGGCTAGCCTTGGCTGGGCATGGTGACAGAACAGGCCCCAACACTGGCCAGTCTCCATATTTGGGTAACTCCACAAGTTTCCTGGCCTGATGGAGCCACTAGCTTTGGTCTGCAGATGGGCAGAGCCACTGACTGGATACTCCACTCACATGCTCCTGACTTGTGTAATTTTCTGAGTGTTCCTGCCATGCTTCCTGTTGGGGTAGTGCTTGAGGATAACCTCAGTAGTAGGGGGGATTATGAATTAGAGATGCAAGAGAATAGGCTTCAAGGATATCAAGGCTTACTGTATGGAGTCTCATAGCAGGCAGAACTGCTGCAAGCAGGAACTCAGTCTGCTCAAAGTACTAATTATTGCAAATCCTGTCCCTCTTCTCTGGCACAATCTGATTCCCAGAGGTCAAACTCCATGGATTACCACATAGCTTCTGGGAAATGAGACTGGAGTGGGCCTCCTGAGCAGTGACACATAACACTGGGGGAGCTGGATGTCCATATTGGCCTCTTTTTTCCCACTAAAGAAAGCATAGGCCAAGAGGGGTCCTCTTGGTGTAGTATTGTGTTGTATAGCAGAAGGGCAATGCAGTCAAATGTACTGGTCCTCTCCCCTTCTAATGTGGGCCTTCTCCCTCTCTGTGGTCTAGGGGTATGCTTCTGCCTCATCCCtgtgttttaagatttttcacATCGTTATCTTGTCTGTGAATAATTGctaatacatgtatattttttgcccttttggtgctgcacctgtggcatgtggagctacagctgctggcctatgccttagcaacagcaacgccacaagaacaccacagcaatgccacatctgagctgcatctgtgaactacaccacagctcagggcaatgccagatccttaacccactgagcaatgccagggattgaacctgaaacctcatgggtcctggttggattcctttccactgtgcaacTACGGGAAtcctgcaaacattttttttttggtgacaggAACTGAAGTCAGGAATGACCTATGTTGTCATCTTGATTGTATAACTGAGAACTAAGTCTCTAAAGTCTGACCTTTCACAGAGTATTACACTGTTTCCCAGGAtgcaaaatatcttaaaatcagGACAGGTATGGGGGCCAGTAGTGAGTTCTTCTAGCATCATTTTGGAATTGTGTGTATAAAAACTTCCTTAAGAAGGcttatttcataatttaattgGGCATCCATTCTGTGTATATCAGGATCATAAATCAGATGTAATTTTGCACATCATTTTGGACTTGATGTAttgaatatatttgtataaaaatatgaGAAGTTATTATTTACAGTGTAATTTTTTataagtaaagaaataatttttagggagttccaattgtggtgcagtggaaacaaatctgtctatgatccatgaggatgtaggtttgatccctagcctgattcagtgggtcagagatccagcattgccatgagctgtggtgtaggctgcaaatgtggctcggatcctacattgctatggctgtggcatatgctagcagctgtagctgcgattcattccctaatctgggaatttccatgtggcatgggtgcagccctaaaaaagcaaaaagagcaaagaagtaatttttaaattttatctagaTGACCATCATGGAGagtagagctttttttttttttttctttttttttgtctttttgccttttctagggctgcacccatggcatatggagtttcccaggctaggagtccaatcagagctacagctgctgtctatgccacagccacagcaacgcggtattagagccaagtctgcaacctacaccacagctcacagaatgccggatcctcaacccactgagcaaggccaggattgaacctgcaacctcatggttcttagtcggactcgttaaccactgagccacaacgggaactccgaaagtagagctatttcaaatgtttccttttcttttgttaatgtggtgtatgacattgctTGCTTGTCATAGGTTGAAGCATTCCTTTGACCTTGTAAGATGTCCAACCTGATCATGATGTGTGATCCTTttcatatattgttggatttgttttgttaattttggtGACactttttgcatctacattcatcaaacaTATTGGCCTGTCATTGTCTTTCTTATAgtgtttttgtctgattttggtatcagattAATAATGGCCTCATTGAATGAATTTGGGAAtgtttctttaaattaaattaaattaataatctGTCTAGATGGCTATCTGGGAAAGAACATCATTTCAAACTTATTCTGAAATGATGCACTTATGCTTTACGATTGTAAAGCAGAAGTTCTATATTGAATTATTAGAAGCCTCTTAAAAACTTGTTATTTCAATCAATGACATCATCTTTATATTTGTTCTCACAGGATTTCTATTGTCATTTCAACATTTtcaatcaacttttaaaatatatctttttttctgaagttcAAATTTATTGGTCAGAGAACAGCTGAGCTGTAGgacaattactttttttgttgCACTGTGTAAATACCATTCTATGAAgtgtaaaatgataaaattcaatagTGGATTTCAGGAAGACTTTGAAGATGCATGTTACATATAAAGTTACAATAAATATGCACAGGGAGGGACAAAAGTTACCAtaaaataagccttttttttaggggtcctgtggcatatggaacttcccaggttagagatcaaatcagagctacagctgctggcctatgcaacgccatagcaacagcaacataggatccaagccacatctgtgaactacactacagctcactgcatgccagacccttaacccactgagtgaggccagggattgaacccacatcctcatggatactggtcagatttgttaccactgggctacaatgggaactcctcataaatcttttaagtttaacaAGACCTCATGAAAATAACTGAGAACCTGAAGCACTCAGAAGGCATTTCTTAAAATTCTAGATGAAAAGCTAGGGGTTTTCCTTTCAGGACAGTGACACATTTGCTTTTTTCCAGTGTTCAATGGAGGAAAAATATGCCACATATGAGAACTGTAATGTTAACCATTTCACCTGAGTCAACAATGcgttctcttgtcttttttctaatttaaggAGCACCAAGCCAATGATTAGGGGAGGAAATACTACAGAGATCACCTCTTTCATCTTCTTGGGATTCTCAGATTTTCCCAGAATCATAGCAATGCTCTTTGTTGTATTCCTGGTGATCTATATGACAACCCTGACTTGGAATATGTGCCTCATCATCTTAATAAGAATGTAtgcccacctccacacacccatgtacttcttcctcagtaatCTGTCCTTCATTGATATTTGCTATGTGAGCTCCacagctcccaagatgctgtaTGACTTCTTCCGGGATCAGAAAATTATCACCTATGTGGGTTGTTTCGTTCAGAGTTTGGTTTTTTCGACCATGGGACTGAGCGAGTCTTGTCTCATGACagtcatggcttatgaccgctatgcTGCCATTTGTAACCCACTCCTCTACTCATCCATCATGTCACCCTCTCTCTGTGGTCGGATGGTGCTGGGGTCCTATGTGGCTGGACTCTCTGCTTCTCTGACCCAAGTGAGTGCCATGGTTCAGCTCCACTTCTGTGGGCCTAATGTCATCcgccacttcttctgtgacctgcCCCAGCTGTTAGTTCTTTCCTGCTCTGACACGGTCTTCTTACAACTCTTGACTATTGTATTAACTATGATCTTTGGGATAATAAATTCCCTAGTTATCATGATCTCCTATGTCTACATTGTCATCTCCATCATGAAGATCACTTCCGCTAAAGGCAGGTCCAAGGCTTTCaacacctgtgcttctcacttgACAGCAGTTACCCTCTTCTACACCTCAGGTATGTTTGCCTATTTGAGTTCCAGCTCTGGCGGTTCCTCCAACTTTGACAGATTTGCCTCAGTCTTCTACACTGTGGTGATTCCCATGTTGAACCCTTTGatatacagtctgaggaacaaagacatcaaagatgcctTGAAGAGGTTGCAAAAGAGGAGAAGGTATTGCTGAGGTCACAAATTCTGAGATATCCAGCATAGTTGTTGTGTTGGAATCCTCATACACTGTAATATCTTACATAATAAGATTCAAATGGAATATAACAAAAATCACTCTGCCTTTCgattagaaatttttaatttgataaagatAATATGCCAAAATGGACTGACAGCTGAATCAAACCAAAaacacacaatattttttttgttagccatttttttattactcaatgaatttattacatttatagttgtacaatgatcatcataatccagttttataggatttccatcccacaatattttcaagtcatggaggatctttattttcatcctaccatcattctactttctgttcctATGAGCTCAACTCTTTTAAATTGCACATGTTAGTGACATTATATagtacttttctttctcagtctgGCTGATGTCACTTAGCACATTTCCCCCAGGTTTCATCCATAtcaccacaaatgacaagactgCCTTCACTAACAAGTCTGAATAACATTACACTGTATGTGTGTCCCATGTCATTTATCTACTGAGgagcacttgggttgtttccaaatcttggcttTGTGATTAATGCTGCAATATACATGGAAGTGTGTTTCTGTTCAATAAcccatttttatttgaattggATACATACCCAGAGTAGAAATGCTGGACCATgtggtaaatctatttttaattatttgaggaatcttcataatTGGAGATTATGTATTGGATTGGCGATTATGTAATTGGATTAGCTGTAGTAGCTAAACCAATTTATATGCCTACTGACTATAAGACTTCTCTTACCTTCATATCCTTATCAACACCTGTGctcgctctttctctctctttttttttcacaaaacaaCCCTTTTATAATGCAAAAATTTAAACACTGAAAAGTAGAATATTATAATAACCCCCTTTGTGTCCATTATCCAGTTTAAACAATTATCAACTCAtagctagtcttttttttttttttttgtcttttttttgctatttctttgggccactcccgcggcatatggaggttcccaggttaggggtcgaatcggagctgcagccaccagcggacaccagagccacagcaacgcgggatccaagtcgcatctgcaagctacaccacagctcacggcaacgctactgagcaagggcagggaccgaacccacaacctcatggtgcctagtcagattcgttaaccactgcaccatggcgggaactctcaTAGCTAGTCTTATATCATCTGTACTCCTACCCACTTTCTCCCACTTTCACAGATTAGTTTGAGGCAAATTCTAGACGTCATAGAGTTTTATCTGCAAATTTCAATATgcttttttaaaggacaaaaactttctaaaaatatgtaatCTTAATGTCGTTTTCTCaccaacaaaataataattctttagtAGTCATTAGATGTCCAATGTTCAAACATCCTCTCCTATttgtcacaaaatatttttatagtttttatttctcaaatcaGGATTGAAATACACTGCAGTTggttgatatatatttttttttcttttcaaatttttaccagaatctgggagttcctgtcatggtgcagtggttaacaaatccgactaggaaccatgaggttgcgggttcgatctctggccttgctcagtgggttaacgatccagcgttgccctgagctgtggtgtaggttgcagaagcagctcggatcccatgttgctgtggctctggcgtaggccgggggctacagctccgattggacccctaacctgggaacctccatatgccgtgggagctgcccaagaaatagcaaaataataataataataataataataataaagctattaaaaaagaaagaaaataaataaatttttaccaGAATCTTTGTTTACAAGCTTCTCATATAGGTCATACATTTGTCTTTCCTTCGTACCATCATTAGGATCCGAGGCAATAGGACTGAGTTGAAACAAGATTAGAAAGCACAGAGATATGTCTATATGCAGTGGTAGTGATAGCTTATGGTACCAAAGATATTTAACTTTTGTCTAAAACCACTTctctctgttatttctttttttaaaaaaaatttaaagtgtagtagatttaaaatgtgttaatttttgctgtacactaaagtgattcagttacacatatatacctacccattcccatacagattattataggttgttgagtagatttctctttgatatacagtaggttcccaatgaccatccattctatatacaatagtgtgtatatgacAGCCTCAAGCACCCAATTCATCCCCCCACGCTCTACCCCCTGCTGTTCACTTTTGGTAACCATAGatgtgtccttccttcctttccttccttccttccttccttccttccttccttccttccttccttccttccttccttccttccttccttccttctttccttttcttcattcctttcttttctctctctctctctttctttctttctttctttcttctttctttctttcttccttccttccttccttccttccttccttccttccttcctcctttcttttctaagtctgtgattctgtttctcttttgtaaataagtttgtttgtatcattGTTTTGGTTCCTTCATATTGTGATATCGTataatatctgtctttttttgtctgacttcactttgcatgGTTATCTCTATGCTCATTCATACAAGatctttaatgtaaaaattatggTTTGAACAAACCAAAATCTGTAGTAAATTCAAAAAAGATAATGAGAGAAGAATCTAAGCATACCACTATACAGAACCAGGAAATTATGaaggaagagagcaagagaagaagaaagaaacaaaggaattacAAAGCAGCTGGAAAAAGATTAACAAATTGCCTAAATGGCTAAATCTTTCcctatctgacttattttactaagcataatattttctatgtccatttacattgctgaaaatggcaggatttcattctttttcatgatcgAGTAATATCTACTGCAAATCCCACTTTTAACAATGTATAGATCATCCAGAAAAAATATCAGTAATGAAACATTGGAATTAAGCTACACTAAAAAAGATGGACTTAACCAACATTTACATAGTATCTGTTTAAAGAAGCATATCTATTTTTTAGTAGGGCCTATGGAAGATTTTCTAAGATAGAGCATATGTTAGGCTacaaaacaaatcttaataaatttaagaaaattgaaattgtatCAAGTACATTTTCTAGTCTTAAAAGTATGAATCTAGAAATCAagtacaagaagaaaactgaaagattCACAAATATGAGGAGGTGAAACTGAACACCATAggtcaaggaagaaataaaaacagaaattaaatctTGAggcaaatgaaatggaaaaatagtatatcaaaacttatggaatgaagaaaaatcagTTCAAAGAAGGAAGCTCACAGAAAATAATGCCtgcattaagaaataataaaagtaatttaaacacCCTAAAtttataacacaaggaactagaAATGGAAAACTAAACTAAGTCCAAaattagaagaagaaaggaaataataaggatCAGGATGGAAAAAAGATAACACAGAGTAAAAATACAATAGGAAAGAATG is part of the Sus scrofa isolate TJ Tabasco breed Duroc chromosome 2, Sscrofa11.1, whole genome shotgun sequence genome and encodes:
- the LOC110259715 gene encoding olfactory receptor 5AN1-like, which encodes MIRGGNTTEITSFIFLGFSDFPRIIAMLFVVFLVIYMTTLTWNMCLIILIRMYAHLHTPMYFFLSNLSFIDICYVSSTAPKMLYDFFRDQKIITYVGCFVQSLVFSTMGLSESCLMTVMAYDRYAAICNPLLYSSIMSPSLCGRMVLGSYVAGLSASLTQVSAMVQLHFCGPNVIRHFFCDLPQLLVLSCSDTVFLQLLTIVLTMIFGIINSLVIMISYVYIVISIMKITSAKGRSKAFNTCASHLTAVTLFYTSGMFAYLSSSSGGSSNFDRFASVFYTVVIPMLNPLIYSLRNKDIKDALKRLQKRRRYC